The Actinomycetota bacterium sequence CGCCCCAGAAAGTTGACCTGAAGCCGAACACCTTGTCATGCTGACCGCACGATCGCGTCGTCTCGCTCCAACCGTTCGGCTTCGACCGTTACGGTGTTCGGCTTGAAGTGGTACGGGTGTTCGGCTTCACTGGAATCCGCATTGGGAAGACAGATTCGAGGCGACCTCTGGATGTCGTCGCGTGAGAAGCTAATGAGGCGATCTCGTCGTGATTTTCAGCGACTCGACGGCGACTACTTCAACGTCCCGTGCTGGCCGGCTCAGACATCGGATGAAATACGTGACGCGGTCGAACACGGACTACTAGACTTCCAGCGCACATACCGGAAGGGTCGTCTCCCTGTCGACCTAGAGTGCTTCCGCGAACTGGCTCCACACATCAACTGGCGGAGTCTCGTGGATGGCGGTGCGCCTTCCTAACCAGAGCTTCGACCTGGCAAGCCTCGGCACGGAGAGCTACGCTCTCCCAAGGCGCGGCGGTGCCTCGCCTTGCAGGTCAAGCTCTAACACGTTCGACCTAACTCCCACGAACTTGACTCAACTCGCATCGGCGCGTACGGTATTACGTACGTGAAGGGAGTTCCCATGACCAACATCACCGCAACCGAGGCGCGCAAGCAGCTCTACAGGCTGCTCGACGAGGTCTCGGATTCGCACGAGCCCGTCCAGATCACCGGCAAGCGCGGAAACGCCGTGCTCGTCAGCGAGGATGACTGGCGCGCCGTCCAGGAGACGCTCTACCTGGTCTCGATTCCGGGCATGCGCGAGTCGATCATCGAAGGCATGGCCACGCCGGTCGATGAGCTCGAAGACGAGCTCGACTGGTGAGCTGGCGTGTGGTCTACACCAAGGCTGCGCAGAAGGATGCCAAGAACCTGGCGGCGGCCGGCTTGAAGTCGAAGGCACAGTCGCTCCTCGACATCCTGGCTGAGAATCCGTATCAGACGCCGCCGCCGTATGAGAAGCTCGTCGGCGACCTGAGCGAGGCGTATTCGCGGCGCATCAACATCCACAACCGACTGGTCTACGAGGTCCTTCAGGATGAGCACGTGGTCAAAGTGTTGCGTATGTGGAGTCACTACGGGTAGGTCGAACCAAGGCATCGAGCGGACGGCGTCAGGTAGAATCAACCAGTGGGGCATGGGCCGCCGCTCATGCCTAACACGTTCGACATCGGTGTGTGTCACTCGACCGGACAGGTAGACGGAGCGCCGACGGGGGTGCGAGTGAGTAGCAGCAACCGCCAGGCGTGGATTGCGGGAATCCTGGGTCTTTCCGGACTGATTCTGTTTCTCCTAGCCATGTTCGGGGACATGCCGTGGCTCCCCGGAATGGATTTGGTGATGACGGTGCTGCCTCCCGCCCTTGGCGGCGCGGCCATCGTCTTGGCGCTGCAACTCATGTTCGGACACTCGTCGGATTCAACGGAGTCGCAGCCTGTCTCAGCCTCTGGGCCAGGATGTGTGCCCATGAGCGTGGCGACCTTGGGGTGTCTCGCCGGGGCCGCGGTCTTCGGCGGCATCATTCTGTGGGTGGTCTTGAATCTCGTGTCGCCCATGTGAGATCTCCCTGGCCCTGCGGATTTCGGCACCAAGTCGAACCAGAGCTTCGACCTGGCAAGCCTCGGCACGGAGAGCTACGCTCTCCCAAGGCGAAGCGGTGCCTCGCCTTGCAGGTCAAGCTCAAGCACGTTAGGTGCACTAAGGGGGATTCGTGAACGGTTCTCGGCCAGCGGGTTCGCGAGTGGCTTTGTGGATCATAGGGTTCCTCTTCGGCTGGCCGTTCGTATCAGCGCTCGGCCTGGGCGTTGCGTTCCTCGTCGTGACAACGGATGTCGGTGTCGCGGTCGCTGCGACAGTGCAGGGTCTCTTCGTGACCGCGGCCGGATGGTACCTCGGTCTGTTCGCGGTTCATCGCGGCGCTGCCAGAGAGATCTGGATCCCGGTTCTCGTCGGCTCGCTGTACCCCGCTCTGATATCGGCGGCGATCGGTCTGGGCGGCTTTGAAGCCTATCGGCTGATGCAGCTCGAGACGTATCTCCTGGTCGCCGGGATCGCGCTGACGGCGCTCGGTCCCGCCATCGCCGTCTACCTTTCGGCACGACAGGTGATGGCTGCCGGAGTCCAGCTCGAAAGTGGTCCGTTCGGCACCTAACCCCGGCATCGAGCGGACGGCGCGAGATAGAATCAACATGAACGGCGAAACCCGCCGCTCATGCCGTAACACGTTGTGCGCAACAAGGTGGCTTAGGAGTCCTAGTGGCCAAGTACACGCAAGCCCAACGACTTGGTCGGCATGCTGAGCAGATGTTCGGCGTCTTCGTGGCGCAGCAGGGTTGGGTCTGGAACCCGACGGCTGCGGGTGCCGACTTCGGAGTCGACGGGGCCGTGACGATCGTGGACGACACGATGCAGGTACAGCCGCTGGAGTTTCACGTTCAGGTCAAGGCGGTCAAGCAGGTGGACGTCGTCGACAACGGTGTGTCGGTATCGTTGCCACCGATTCCTGCAGATCGATGGCGGCTGTGGCAGAGTCATCTCCTGCTCACCATGGTCGCTCTGTGGGAGGAAGCCAGCGGGGCGTTCTACTACCAGTGGGCTAGCGACATCGAGATTCCTGCAGGCCAGGCAACCCATCGCGCCCGGATTCCCAAGATCCAGCTCCTCGATGCAGCTTCCGCAGAACGCATCAGGAAACGCGTTGAAGCACACCGCGACGTGTATCGCAGTCTAGTCTTGAGCCGGGAAGAGATTGCGAAGTTCTTGCAGGTGTATGACCGCTTGAGCGATTGCCTAGATTTGTGCGTCGAGTTCATGGCATTCCTCGACTTGAGGGACCTTCTGCCTATCCGCGCTCTCCTCGATGACGACCACGGCGACACCGCCCCTAGTCCTCACCTTGACGAGTACAGCGTCTCGCTGCCACCCAGTTTGTCGGACAGCAGCGGCCGCTCAACCATCGTTGCGCTTGTGATTGCCGTTGTCCTTCACGAACTGGACAACCTAGTCGTGGAGCAGGAACCTTCCGCCAGCGGGGTTGTGCACCCTCTCGTCGATGCGTTGTCCAACGTCTCGCTGCGGGTGCGTGAGATCGAGCATCGCGTGAACGTCACGATAGGCCGTCCGGATCCACGGGAGGAGATCACTGGCCGCGTCGTCTTGCAGAGCGTGCCCGACACCTATGTCGCTGCTGTCCAATTAGGACTGCTGCTGCGAGATCTTCTGCGGGAGATGCGCCGCCTGTTCTTCCCGCCGCCGCCGGCCACAAGGGGTGCGCTCCCGATCACCACGCGCGAGCTAGCGGCCCGCAATGTGATGCCTGAGGGAGCGTGGATTCGACACTCCGGACACAGCGTAGTCCGCGAGGCGTGGGACGGCTTCATTCGTGACTACTCGCCATGACCCCGTCCTTGAGTTCGCAACACACGCCCGCCGGTCTTGTGCGCACAACAACGGGATCCAGCAGACAATACGCCGCCAGCGAGGTAGT is a genomic window containing:
- a CDS encoding type II toxin-antitoxin system Phd/YefM family antitoxin — protein: MTNITATEARKQLYRLLDEVSDSHEPVQITGKRGNAVLVSEDDWRAVQETLYLVSIPGMRESIIEGMATPVDELEDELDW
- a CDS encoding Txe/YoeB family addiction module toxin → MSWRVVYTKAAQKDAKNLAAAGLKSKAQSLLDILAENPYQTPPPYEKLVGDLSEAYSRRINIHNRLVYEVLQDEHVVKVLRMWSHYG
- a CDS encoding DUF4365 domain-containing protein, whose translation is MAKYTQAQRLGRHAEQMFGVFVAQQGWVWNPTAAGADFGVDGAVTIVDDTMQVQPLEFHVQVKAVKQVDVVDNGVSVSLPPIPADRWRLWQSHLLLTMVALWEEASGAFYYQWASDIEIPAGQATHRARIPKIQLLDAASAERIRKRVEAHRDVYRSLVLSREEIAKFLQVYDRLSDCLDLCVEFMAFLDLRDLLPIRALLDDDHGDTAPSPHLDEYSVSLPPSLSDSSGRSTIVALVIAVVLHELDNLVVEQEPSASGVVHPLVDALSNVSLRVREIEHRVNVTIGRPDPREEITGRVVLQSVPDTYVAAVQLGLLLRDLLREMRRLFFPPPPATRGALPITTRELAARNVMPEGAWIRHSGHSVVREAWDGFIRDYSP